From a single Nostoc sp. MS1 genomic region:
- the mutL gene encoding DNA mismatch repair endonuclease MutL — protein MASTIQALPQEVVYLITAGEVIDSFASVVRELVENSLDAGATRIVVYLWPQQWRIRVADNGCGMNLDDLQQAASAHSTSKIRSSADLWKINSLGFRGEALHSLTTLADLEIISRAPESVGWRVVYGDDGKALQVEATAIAPGTVVTVSNLFANCAARRQGLPPTTQQMKAVQATIQQIALCHPQTTWQVWQNDRIWFTISPATSLGQLIPQFLNQIRPGDLQEVKLEIPLTVNSQQSTVNSQQSTVNSQQSIVNSQQSTVSLVVGLPDRCHRHRPDWVRVAMNGRMVKSPEIEQTILAAFHRTLPRDRYPVCFLHLTISPDQINWNRNPAKTEIYLNDLSYWQEQITQAINQALRISSANIKESVHTTRVSQLLKAAEEKGNYNFTPQNSDTADNTQNYLKAVAQVSNTYIVAEHPGGMWLVEQHIAHERVLYEQLSDNWQLVSVEPPIILYQLSPAQVCQLQRIGLDIEPFGEQLWAVRNLPAMLQQREDCAEAILELSWGGDLQTALVAVACRSAIRNGTPMSLPEMQKLLDDWQRTRNPRTCPHGRPIYLSLDESALSRFFRRHWVIGKSHGI, from the coding sequence ATGGCATCTACTATCCAAGCTCTACCCCAAGAAGTTGTATATCTCATCACAGCAGGCGAGGTAATCGACTCCTTTGCATCCGTGGTGCGAGAATTGGTAGAAAATTCCTTAGATGCAGGGGCGACAAGAATTGTAGTTTATTTATGGCCACAACAGTGGCGTATCCGTGTCGCAGATAATGGTTGCGGCATGAATCTAGATGATTTACAACAAGCTGCTTCAGCCCATAGCACCAGTAAAATTCGTTCTAGTGCAGACTTGTGGAAAATCAACAGCTTGGGATTTCGTGGAGAAGCGTTACATAGTTTAACGACCTTAGCAGATTTAGAAATTATTAGTCGCGCTCCAGAAAGTGTAGGTTGGCGGGTAGTTTATGGCGATGATGGGAAAGCTTTACAAGTAGAAGCGACAGCGATCGCACCTGGTACAGTAGTCACAGTATCAAACTTGTTTGCTAATTGTGCAGCGCGTCGTCAAGGCTTACCCCCAACAACACAGCAAATGAAAGCTGTACAAGCCACAATTCAACAAATCGCCCTTTGTCATCCTCAAACCACTTGGCAAGTTTGGCAAAATGACCGCATCTGGTTCACTATTTCCCCCGCCACCTCTCTAGGACAATTAATCCCCCAATTCCTCAACCAAATACGCCCAGGCGACTTACAAGAAGTCAAATTAGAAATACCCTTAACAGTCAATAGTCAACAGTCAACAGTCAATAGTCAACAGTCAACAGTCAACAGTCAACAGTCAATAGTCAACAGTCAACAGTCAACAGTCTCCTTAGTAGTAGGATTACCAGATCGTTGCCATCGCCATCGTCCAGACTGGGTGCGGGTTGCAATGAACGGTAGAATGGTTAAGTCGCCGGAAATAGAACAAACAATTTTGGCAGCGTTTCATAGAACATTACCACGCGATCGCTATCCTGTTTGTTTTCTTCATCTCACCATTTCCCCCGACCAAATCAACTGGAACCGCAACCCAGCCAAAACAGAAATTTATCTCAACGATTTAAGCTACTGGCAAGAACAAATTACTCAAGCAATTAACCAAGCCTTGCGTATTAGTTCTGCCAACATCAAAGAATCTGTGCATACAACGCGAGTAAGTCAACTACTCAAAGCTGCGGAAGAGAAAGGGAATTACAACTTCACACCCCAAAACTCAGATACAGCAGACAACACTCAGAACTACTTAAAAGCCGTCGCCCAAGTCAGCAACACTTACATAGTTGCGGAACATCCTGGGGGAATGTGGCTAGTAGAACAACACATTGCCCATGAGCGAGTGTTATACGAACAATTGTCTGATAATTGGCAATTAGTTTCCGTAGAACCACCAATTATTCTTTATCAATTATCCCCAGCGCAAGTTTGCCAATTACAACGCATAGGCTTAGATATCGAACCTTTCGGTGAACAACTCTGGGCAGTGCGGAACTTACCAGCAATGTTACAACAACGTGAAGACTGCGCCGAAGCCATTTTAGAACTCAGTTGGGGAGGCGATTTACAAACTGCCTTAGTTGCCGTCGCTTGTCGCAGTGCCATCCGCAACGGTACACCCATGAGTTTACCAGAAATGCAAAAACTCCTAGACGATTGGCAGCGCACCCGCAACCCCCGTACCTGCCCACATGGTCGCCCAATTTATCTATCCTTAGATGAGTCTGCCTTATCGCGGTTTTTCCGCCGTCATTGGGTGATAGGTAAAAGCCACGGTATTTGA